From Vanrija pseudolonga chromosome 1, complete sequence, a single genomic window includes:
- the cwh43 gene encoding Protein cwh43, whose protein sequence is MTTLVAVPAALVPRIHTALSVLAFSTALFLGWFAGLWEQLCENSVAKWPVEWFPSVSATIGDHVAPRAPFQILIALTATPRFVLLGLQWIAHRYPPSASVRSSGAGPASAAAPSASTSTYQGNLRSRSKAHKDDDEAQHPLTAEDAGPVPTVAARTGLVDAEIMFGVARTFCCGGWMYITSRDQHDLHDLFMIIYLVLNVPWMYLSTAHSTNDRARKWRKITFGGFIASVPPLIYLFIQHSVNHVPGAYTRYAFFEWSLVGWDVAFDAATLFELGHLQVRIIDTTSTANGAGEKNGFAQGLYIAPVPRSASRSEEDWTAAPSPPSRLPYRDALAWLSDVWFAAAFWTIFTSVSVQLFYWSVWKLALSGSEAAILINLAPYALGTPWYRAYATSKEGLFLHRSLLFVVGLGTYALPNVGARYLCVLIGMWGGWIALAADSYRLRGSPEMLSQGKILITGLIVTLLAKYNAYSNNPFWPVMDAASGGWNKTGLVISALALAEYYYRPNNLFPAPPVGATLKDKPLNLAFSRSQRFLIAIGFGASVHLIQTFVTDSGTIIAWTWTGWPLTGPTLHPWSGLVILVVIAGLLTDYTPSNANVTTVSVTTLASFLALDKIPDWAGFLAGLALVFNIVVTFPSLLRAASAMPPAVTGRAMIFNCVVDVASVFTVAYAFVPFGWLLRERTDLVTGLIVVALGAGIAGAATLKLPDESRLHTRSKNRIHGINHLTRLAAAVLAVVAIVTSFIHYRAVPTKTRQPTPYFPGHKMFSGGIFTVHFGIDEPGRDSQRRIAQLIDEMQVDVLGLLETDLHRFVYGNRDLTRYIAEELDYYVDIGPGPNKHTWGAALLSKYPILNSTHHLLPSPGGELAPAIHATLDIHGQHVNVIVSHNGQEEDPLDRELQTTELARLLHETGDTPTVFLGYLVTHLHDEPPSPYGILFNEHTGLIDIETLDRWRWCEYIGFRGLWRIAFSRLEHSDVTDTELQVGKFLLPLPGQKVKYDDDSQLYWHIAETDIPEPWRMPTMFRVPGVRGHAYRIWDGPLYYLPPAHSGLREYGWGNDTTWPPPPKIPAL, encoded by the exons ATGACTACCCTCGTCGCAGTGCCCGCGGCCCTCGTGCCGCGCATACACACCGCGCTCTCGGTGCTCGCCTTCTCGAccgccctcttcctcggctgGTTTGCCGGGCTCTGGGAGCAGCTGTGCGAGAACTCGGTCGCAAAGTGGCCCGTTGAGTGGTTCCCCTCGGTCTCGGCGAC CATCGGCGAccacgtcgcgccgcgcgcaccctTCCAGATCCTCATCGCGCTgaccgccacgccgcgcttcgtcctcctcggtctgCAGTGGATCGCACACCGCTACCCCCCATCGGCATCTGTGCGCTCGTCGGGTGCTGGTCCGGCttcggcagcagcgccgtcggcatccaCCTCGACGTACCAGGGCAacctgcgctcgcgctccaaGGCGcacaaggacgacgacgaggcacaGCACCCGCTCACCGCTGAGGATGCTGGACCTGTGCCGACGGTCGCCGCGCGTACTGGGCTCGTTGACGCCGAGATCATGTTTGGCGTCGCGCGGACATTCTGCTG CGGAGGTTGGATGTACATCACGTCTCGGGATCAGCACG ACCTTCACGACCTGTTCATGATCATCTACCTCGTGCTCAACGTCCCGTGGATGTATCTCTCCACGGCGCACTCGACCAACGACCGCGCCCGCAAGTGGAGGAAGATTACCTTTGGCGGCTTCATCGCGTCGGTGCCACCTCTCATCTACCTCTTCATCCAGCACTCGGTCAACCACGTCCCCGGTG CCTACACCCGCTACGCCTTCTTCGAGTGGAGCCTGGTCGGGTGGGACGTTGCGTTTGACGCTGCGACCCTGTTTGAGCTCGGCCACCTCCAGGTCCGCATCATCGACACCACGTCGACCGCAAATGGCGCCGGAGAAAAGAATGG ATTCGCTCAAGGCCTCTACATTGCCCCGGTTCCGCGCTCGGCTTCGCGTTCAGAGGAGGACTGGACGGCCGCGCCTTCGCCTCCCTCGCGCTTGCCATACCGCGATGCACTTGCGTGGTTGAGCGACGTGTGGTTTG ccgccgccttctGGACCATCTTCACCAGCGTCTCGGTCCAGCTCTTCTACTGGTCGGTGTGGAAGCTCGCCCTGTCAGGCTCCGAGGCCGCCATCCTCATCAACCTCGCGCCGTATGCCCTCGGCACACCGTGGTACCGCGCCTATGCGACGTCCAAGGAGGGCCTCTTCCTCCACCGCTCGCTACTCTTTGTCGTCGGTCTGGGAACTTACGCTCTCCCcaacgtcggcgcgcgctaCCTCTGCGTCCTCATCGGCATGTGGGGCGGCTGGATCGCGCTGGCTGCCGACTCGTACCGTCTCCGCGGCAGTCCCGAGATGCTCTCCCAGGGAAAGA TTCTCATCACTGGCCTCATTGTGACGCTTCTGGCCAAGTACAATGCCTATTCGAACAACCCGTTCTGGCCGGTTATGGACGCCGCGTCAGGCGGCTGGAACAAGACTGGCCTGGTCATCtcggcccttgccctcgccgagtACTACTACCGCCCCAACAACCTGTTCCCGGCAccgcccgtcggcgcgacgctcaaggacaagccgctcaacctcgccttCTCCCGCTCCCAGCGCTTCCTCATCGCCATTGGCTTTGGCGCCAGCGTCCACCTCATCCAGACATTTGTCACCGACTCGGGAACCATCATTGCGTGGACGTGGACCGGCTGGCCTCTCACCGGCCCGACTCTGCACCCTTGGTCTGGCCTGGTCATTCTTGTCGTCATCGCCGGCCTCTTGACCGACTACACGCCGTCCAACGCCAACGTCACGACTGTTAGTGTGACGACCCTCGCGTCATTCCTCGCGCTTGACAAGATTCCCGACTGGGCGGGCTTCCTCGCCGGTCTCGCTCTTGTGTTCAACATTGTCGTCACGTTCCCTTCACTCCTCCGTGCTGCCTCTGCCATGCCTCCGGCAGTCACTGGCCGTGCCATGATCTTCAACTGtgttgtcgacgtcgcgtcAGTGTTCACCGTCGCCTACGCGTTCGTGCCCTTTGGCTGGCTCCTCCGTGAGCGCACCGATCTCGTCACCGGCCTCATTGTCGTTGCCCTTGGCGCTGGCATCGCCGGTGCCGCGACGCTCAAGCTGCCCGACGAGTCCCGCCTCCACACCCGCAGCAAGAACCGCATCCACGGCATCAACCACCTTACACGCCTGGCTGCGGCTgttctcgccgtcgtcgccatcgtcacCTCGTTCATCCACTACCGCGCAGTCCCCACCAAGACGCGCCAGCCCACGCCGTATTTCCCCGGTCACAAGATGTTCTCTGGTGGCATCTTCACCGTCCACTTTGGTATCGACGAGCCCGGACGTGACAGCCAGCGCCGCATTGCCCAGCTCATCGACGAGATGCAGGtcgacgtccttggcctcctcgagacTGATCTCCATCGCTTCGTGTACGGCAACCGCGACCTCACCCGCTAcattgccgaggagctcgactaCTACGTCGACATTGGACCAGGACCGAACAAGCACACCTGGGGCGCGGCATTGTTATCGAAGTACCCCATCCTCAactccacccaccacctcctaCCTTCGcctggcggcgagctggcgcccGCGATCCATGCCACGCTGGACATTCACGGTCAGCACGTCAACGTGATTGTGAGCCACAACGGTCAGGAAGAGGACCccctcgaccgcgagctGCAGACGACAGAACTCGCCCGCCTTCTCCACGAGACTGGCGACACCCCgaccgtcttcctcggctaCCTCGTTACCCACCTgcacgacgagccgccgtcgccataCGGCATCCTGTTCAACGAGCACACTGGTCTCATCGACATTGAGACGCTCGaccgctggcgctggtgcgaGTACATTGGCTTCCGTGGTCTGTGGCGCATTGCCTTCTCGCGTCTCGAGCACTCGGATGTCACCGACACCGAGCTCCAGGTCGGCAAGTTCTTGCTACCACTCCCAGGCCAAAAGGTCAAGTATGACGACGACTCGCAGCTGTACTGGCACATTGCGGAAACAGACATTCCCGAGCCATGGCGCATGCCGACCATGTTCCGTGTACCCGGGGTACGCGGCCACGCGTACCGCATCTGGGACGGCCCGCTGTATTACCTCCCCCCCGCGCACAGCGGGTTGCGCGAGTACGGCTGGGGCAATGACACGAcatggccgccgcctccaaAGATTCCGGCACTGTAG
- the ypt1 gene encoding GTP-binding protein ypt1 has translation MTATAEYDYLFKLLLIGDSGVGKSCLLLRFADDTYTESYISTIGVDFKIRTIDLEGKTVKLQIQWDTAGQERFRTITSSYYRGAHGIIVVYDVTDSDTFSNVKQWLQEIDRYAVEGVNKLLVGNKSDLATKKVVDYAAAKAFADELGIPFLETSAKNATNVEQAFLTMSKQIKDRMGSSSIASGPGGKSTIKGLGQNVEQKAQGGCC, from the exons ATGACTGCTACTGCCGAGTACGACTACCTCTTCAAG CTCCTTCTCATCGGTGACTCGGGTGTCGGCAAGTCGTGTCTGCTTCTCCGattcgccgacgacacgtACACCGAGAGCTACATCTCGACCATTGGCGTCGACTTCAAGATCCGCACCATTgacctcgagggcaagacTGTCAAGCTCCAGATC CAGTGGGACACCGCTGGCCAGGAGCGTTTCCGTACCATCACCTCGTCGTACTACCGTG GAGCACATGGCATCATTGTCGTCTACGACGTGACCGACAGCGACACCTTCTCCAACGTTAAGCAGTGGCTTCAGGAGATTGACCGCTACGCCGTTGAGGGTGTCAACAAGCTCTTGGTCGGAAACAAGTCGGACCTGGCGACCAAAAAGGTTGTCgactacgccgccgccaaggcctttgccgacgagctcggcatccCCTTCCTCGAGACCTCGGCCAAGAACGCCACCAACGTCGAGCAGGCCTTCCTTACCATGTCCAAGCAGATCAAGGACCG CAtgggctcgagctcgattGCCTCTGGACCTGGCGGCAAGTCGACCATCAAGGGCCTCGGCCAGAACGTTGAGCAGAAGGCTCAGGGCGGCTGCTGCTAA
- the SYM1_1 gene encoding Protein SYM1 — MTSTAAVAPTSLGRRVLAAYLRQLSTRPLRTKMITSTVLFSIGDSIAQFGIEGRRLGADGSEVDQAGDPIEAWDPQRAARLAFYGGFIFAPLAHNWLGFIEKIKYPSKIRTLATRLAVDQFLWGPFIVCMFWGCNGILEGKSIPEVKQKVEMAFLPVYMRSMCVFGPTAAINFTLIPPQHRLTVAQIVGLGWNTYLSYLNHVNNKRMAEANAALTSAQALEAGEKALAPDLPALSSAEVEAAEAAIGELRKRREKIRGEEGGGATGAGTRMGVA, encoded by the exons ATGACAAGCACGGCAGCAGTCGCGCCAACGTCGCTCGGACGGCGGGTGCTCGCAGCCTACCTCCGGCAACTGTCCACACGACCCCTACGCACCAAGATGATCACGTCGACCGTGCTCTTCTCCATCGGTGACTCGATCGCACAGTTCGGTATCGAGGgacgacggctcggcgcAGACGGATCAGAGGTCGACCAGGCAGGCGACCCCATCGAGGCGTGGGAC CCTCAACGAGCTGCCCGACTCGCATTCT ATGGCGGGTTTATCTTCGCACCGCTCGCGCACAACTGGCTTGGGTTCATCGAGAAGATCAAGTATCCCTCCAAGATTCGCA CGCTGGCAACGCGGCTGGCAGTTGACCAGTTCCTGTGGGGTCCATTCATCGTCTGCA TGTTCTGGGGCTGCAACGGCATCCTCGAGGGCAAGTCGATCCCCGAGGTAAAGCAAAAGGTCGAGATGGCCTTCCTGCCAGTGTACATGCGCTCGATGTGTGTCTTTGGCCCGACGGCAGCGATCAACTTTACCTTGATTCCGCCACAGCACCGTCTGACGGTCGCACAGATTGTTGGTCTGG GATGGAACACGTACCTCTCCTACCTCAACCACGTGAACAACAAGCGcatggccgaggccaacgccgcgctcacgtcggcgcaggcgctcgaagccggcgagaaggcgctcgcgcccgatCTCCCCGCACTGtccagcgccgaggtggaggccgccgaggccgccatcGGCGAGCTGCGTAAGCGCCGCGAGAAGATtcgcggggaggagggcggcggcgcgacagGAGCAGGGACGCGCATGGGTGTGGCgtga
- the ARO80_3 gene encoding Transcriptional activator ARO80, with protein sequence MRLSHPPSRLSPPPGTSVHDLLVSGARDGGPAGASGAGSGHGASSSAGPSTAASAGSSTPSKRKEEERVPKRGYRACVHCRLRKAKCDLGDVNAPSEPPCTRCRREQRNCVFLPSKRRRKAAQDDEPEIYSAGAEANGGGSGGAGGGGAAGFQTQPMPAFTATGLSSLAGPSHAAGANGGGGLSHGHGGQGAHAHSLPHGQLHGNHLAGEWAAPRPQMPGQVDLHHSGGSSGAGAHQHQHHHSGNDGSSHGMASYPAAGTGPSTGASGASGSAGGWSSDNLGLFDHKPSPLFDPPSTKTVSSIGSVSTESPNHQGRRRRNPSEPDATRRIVVASFNNETDALEILANAATDADGDSGPEKGDDSAAARNKRVAWDDERPRSIADFVLIKRGVLDEERLEQLVEIFFQHHHPVLPIVQTVRIPHTKEQLASLSYTDPFLLCSIVCVASHHHPDLGMKDIHERTYALIRETIADYSCSGLQPSIGFVEGVLILAENLPAERLSSKFTDMAGPTRETHGLGLHGTENRRAWALTGTAIRAAYGLGLDRLALEDGEQNVDLERARGVWTWCYLYDRTLGLRTGLAFWSRGPAICFSGYSSISQTGEAAAAIHFPYMMNPTSATPGEPPTLVDVNESASMMQAHLELTQIMTNAHDILFSTPSRTSALVRKGEYFKFLEHFKRALDSFTVTWKDKSWRVDSVRELTWCTYHFVRLYVSAFAFQAHVQRAQERAEQEREPRAGAVSMFPRGSATSPDALFIYDSIDSAHEILHICIRLAQSGVLRYLPSRYLINFAYSGTFALKAAYSGAVGKGDAAKTIELVDRVCAALILASPDKDHPACRYGQMLRLLSKRLAELSDASAVPSRFPTPEPSTAPDMPVLPIQMSSLSALANEQMARDTGDVVGGGGVLAQDPGTTNGAAALFDLTQVPANLFDVDVDVGFNLDGFWDDFTLTDSGGFPFR encoded by the exons atgCGCCTCTCGCACCCCCCGTCTCGGCTCTCCCCGCCCCCCGGGACATCGGTGCACGACCTGCTCGTgtcgggcgcgcgcgatggCGGGCCGGCTGGCGCCTCGGGAGCTGGCTCGGGGCACGGCGCATCGTCGTCTGCCGGGCCGAGcaccgcggcgagcgcgggctcgtcgacgccgtctaAACGAAaagaggaggagcgggtCCCAAAACGCGGCTACCGCGCTTGT GTCCACTGCCGACTGCGCAAGGCAAAGTGCGATCTCGGCGACGTCAATGCGCCATCCGAGCCACCGTGTACGCGCTGCaggcgcgagcagcgcaatTGTGTCTTCTTGCCAAGT AAGCGCCGCAGAAAGGCAGCACAGGACGATGAGCCAGAGATCTACtctgctggcgccgaggccaacggtggtggcagtgggggtgccggaggaggcggggcaGCAGGATTCCAAACACAACCAATGCCCGCTTTCACCGCGACGGGCCTTagctcgctcgccggccCGAGCCATGCCGCGGGTGCCAACGGCGGGGGAGGGCTATCGCACGGACATGGCGGCCAGGGCGCTCACGCGCACTCTCTCCCGCATGGGCAGCTTCATGGAAACCATTTAGCCGGCGAGTgggctgcgccgcgcccccaGATGCCGGGCCAGGTCGACCTTCACCACtctggcggcagcagcggcgccggtgcgcaccagcaccagcaccaccactctGGAAACGACGGCTCGTCTCACGGCATGGCATCTTACCCGGCCGCTGGCACCGGCCCAAGCACCGGTGCCAGCGGTGCGAGTGGCAGTGCGGGCGGCTGGTCATCTGACAACCTCGGCCTGTTCGACCACAAGCCGTCGCCCCTGTTCGACCCGCCGTCGACCAAGACCGTCTCCTCGATCGGGTCCGTGTCCACCGAGTCGCCCAACCACCAGGGACGCAGGCGCCGGAATCCGTCAGAGCCGGATGCGACGCGCCGCATCGTGGTCGCAAGCTTCAACAATGAGAcggacgcgctcgagatTCTCGCCAATGCCGCCACTGATGCCGATGGTGATTCGGGCCCCGAGaagggcgacgacagcgcggcggcgaggaacaAGCGCGTCGCGTGGGACGACGAACGGCCGCGCTCCATCGCCGACTTTGTTCTCATCAAGCGTGgtgtgctcgacgaggagagacTCGAGCAGTTGGTGGAGATCTTCttccagcaccaccaccctgtGTTG cccaTTGTGCAAACGGTTCGCATCCCGCACACAAAGGAACAGCTCGCAAGTCTGTCCTACACCGACCCGTTCCTGCTTTGCTCCATTGTGTGCGTCGCgtcccaccaccacccggATCTCGGCATGAAGGATATCCATGAGCGGACGTATGCGCTCATCCGCGAGACGATCGCAGATTACTCGTGCTCGGGCCTCCAGCCCAGCATTGGCTTTGTCGAAGGCgtgctcatcctcgccgagaacctgcccgccgagcgtCTGTCCTCCAAGTTTACGGATATGGCTGGGCCGACGCGCGAGACCCATGGGCTCGGGCTCCACGGAACCGAGAACCGCCGCGCTTGGGCATTGACAGGAACAGCCATTCGAGCGGCGTACGGCCTGGGGTTggaccgcctcgccctcgaagACGGCGAGCAAAATGTCGACCTTGAGCGGGCACGTGGGGTCTGGACCTGGTGCTACCTTTACGATCGAACGCTTGGGCTCCGCACGGGGCTGGCATTCTGGAGTCGAGGCCCCGCAATCTGTTTTAGCGGCTACTCGAGCATATCGCAGACGGGtgaggcggcagcggcgattCACTTCCCCTACATGATGAacccgacctcggcgaccccGGGCGAACCGCCGACTCTGGTCGACGTCAACGAGTCGGCATCCATGATGCAGGCACATCTCGAGCTCACCCAGATCATGACCAACGCGCATGACATCCTCTTCTCCACACCATCGCGGACGTCGGCTCTGGTGCGCAAGGGCGAGTACTTCAAGTTCCTGGAGCACTTTAAGCGTGCCCTCGACTCGTTCACTGTCACCTGGAAAGACAAATCGTGGCGCGTCGACAGCGTGCGCGAATTGACTTGGTGCACATATCACTTTGTCCGGCTCTATGTCTCGGCCTTTGCCTTCCAGGCACAcgtgcagcgagcgcaggagcgcgccgagcaggagcgTGAACCTCGGGCAGGCGCCGTGTCCATGTTTCCCCGAGGCTCGGCGACAAGCCCCGACGCGCTGTTCATCTACGACTCGATCGACTCGGCGCACGAGATTCTGCACATCTGCATCCGACTCGCACAGTCGGGCGTGCTGCGCTACCTTCCTAGCCGGTACCTCATCAACTTTGCATACAGCGGCACGTTTGCCCTCAAGGCTGCGTACTCTGGGGCTGTGGGAAAGGGCGACGCAGCCAAGACTATTGAGCTGGTTGACCGAGTTTGTGCAGCTCTTATCCTCGCCAGCCCCGACAAGGACCACCCTGCGTGCCGCTACGGTCAGATGCTGCGGCTCTTGTCCAAGCGACTGGCTGAGCTCAGTGATGCGAGT GCTGTGCCCTCGCGATTCCCCACGCCCGAACCTTCCACTGCGCCCGACATGCCAGTGCTCCCCATCCAGATGAGTTCGCTGTCTGCACTCGCCAACGAGCAGATGGCGCGTGATACTGGAGATGTCGTTGGTGGAGGCGGAGTCTTGGCTCAAGATCCAGGCACCACCAAcggcgcagcagccttgTTTGACCTCACCCAAGTGCCTGCCAATCTGTTTgatgtcgatgtcgacgtcggcttCAACCTCGACGGGTTCTGGGACGACTTTACCCTTACTGATAGTGGTGGCTTCCCGTTCCGATGA
- the Prkcq gene encoding Protein kinase C theta type, which translates to MADAAGGPSTAAVPAAATTVPPAQLSPPSAPPPLPSPDLPPTPGEGPARPWVHDDARLYFLPPTISAPTPAPQALINDLLDVTRDYRDFVDTVGRIEYEYGRALSAAVKKFESRLDQVLLPLPGARKPPQPTLVGAMRAHLVEINATANLHQKRPAALGAQLVQPLTHIEKRGGESARRLGAWSKDIRARWDVGREHVDGARSKYHTAVKEHDAALMRFRTVATPPQDGSKIDGDWAKLEKATNDAEVTRADRKRAYLVALAGEGPEGGGGQDLAEGGGVGGWGEEARALYGHVHTSLLDLLKHQAREDRAHAELLATILARVPENYEAVSLATDEDLFLDWNKTGKSMVNGYATGVPPESPASMLSPPLMSPLAPGSSPFSSPALSMGSAHTNGGSHQSLTCFKYVPPPSAREEKPELSTDKRDDRNWLVNRWVKSSAALTAIVGNDGVDQGILGAKRRELDALREQCTTYSADRGLGDPEEMWERRLAVIRDLGVIERKVAVARAEIAAIEAVLGPLPGPEMAHDFKERAFPTPGHCDACGEKVWSPLKPELACRLCGIALHVKCALHVDPECTGLKSNRRRSQHGRIRRSITSGALLLRRQTVFGSPHDGPQEYATTQQVRLEPIRDGDQTVSPFFSDDHIGVVAAAAVEEMAAEEAAVAATPPTQPVPPPPSVALARVLYSYPSAGGPEITVSSGEVVRVVEDDGSGWIKVRRGLQAGDEGLVPRTYVDLVGGSVPPQDGAGGLFVVALFDFPPPSHTPGQGETSVKQHSIYELSDEGMAFDEAWCELCVPDASGSGLRLRGVVPKTYVKAI; encoded by the exons ATGGCCGACGCAGCTGGGGgaccgtcgacggcggcagtaccagcggcagcgacaacAGTGCCGCCAGCACAGCTCTCACCCCCGAGCGCACCTCCGCCCCTCCCTTCGCCCGACCTGCCACCGACGCCCGGCGAGGGTCCAGCGCGACCATGGGTGCATGACGACGCGCGGCTCTATTTCCTCCCGCCGACCATCAGCGCGCCTACCCCGGCACCGCAGGCACTCATcaacgacctgctcgacgtgACCCGCGACTACCGGGACTTTGTCGACACGGTCGGGCGCATCGAGTACGAGTACGGGCGTGCGCTGTCTGCTGCCGTGAAAAAGTTCGAGTCGCGCCTCGACCAGGTCCTCCTTCCGCTGCCTGGCGCTCGCaagccgccgcagccgacgctcgtcggcgccatgcGCGCGCACCTGGTCGAGATCAACGCCACGGCCAACCTGCACCAGAAGCGCccggccgcgctgggcgcgcagctcgtccagcCGCTGACCCACATCGAGAAGCGGGGTGgcgagagcgcgcgccgcctcggcgcgtggTCAAAGGACATTCGCGCGCGGTGGGACGTCGGGCGTGAACACGTCGATGGCGCACGCTCGAAATACCACACGGCGGTCAAggagcacgacgcggcgctgaTGCGGTTCCGGACCGTcgcgaccccgccgcagGACGGGTCCAAGATCGACGGCGACTGGGCCAAGCTCGAAAAGGCGaccaacgacgccgaggtcaccCGCGCTGACCGCAAGCGCGCgtacctcgtcgcgctggccggcGAGGGGCCCGAAGGAGGCGGTGGGCAGGATCTTGCTGAAGGCggaggcgtcggcggctggggcgaggaggcgagggcgcTCTATGGCCATGTGCACACATCGCTGCTCGACTTGCTGAAACACCAGGCGAGGGAGGACAGGGCacacgccgagctgctggcgacgATTCTTGCTCGCGTGCCCGAGAACTATGAGGCCGTGTCGCTCGCGACGGACGAGGACCTATTCTTGGACTGGAACAAGACTGGGAAGAGCATGGTTAATGGGTACGCCACCGGCGTGCCACCTGAGTCGCCGGCTTCGATGCTGTCCCCACCGCTCATGTCCCCGCTCGCGCctggctcgtcgccgttctCGAGCCCAGCGCTGTCCATGGGCTCGGCGCACACCAACGGCGGGAGCCACCAGTCGCTCACGTGCTTCAAGTAcgtcccgccgccgtcggcgcgcgaggagaagcCCGAGCTCAGCACCgacaagcgcgacgaccgtAACTGGCTCGTCAACAGATGGGTCAAGAGCTCCGCCGCGCTGACTGCGATCGTGGGCAACGACGGCGTGGACCAGGGTATCCTTGGCGCGAAGC GGAGAGAGCTGGATGCATTGCGAGAGCAGTGCACCACGTACTCTGCCgaccgcggcctcggcgatccAGAGGAGATGTGGGAGCGCAGGCTCGCAGTCATCCGAGACCTTGGCGTCATTGAGCGCAAAGTGgctgtcgcgcgcgccgagattGCTGCGATCGAGGCGGTGCTTGGAC CGCTGCCTGGACCCGAGATGGCACACGACTTCAAGGAGCGCGCTTTCCCCACCCCTGGCCACTGCGACGCGTGTGGAGAAAAGGTGTGGTCACCACTCAAGCCTGAGCTCGCCTGTCGATTATGCGGCATCGCCCTACACGTCAAGTGCGCGCTTCACGTCGATCCAGAATGTACCGGCCTGAAATCCAACCGCCGACGGTCGCAGCACGGCCGGATACGGCGGTCGATAAccagcggcgcgctgctgctacgACGGCAGACAGTATTTGGCTCCCCACACGATGGGCCACAGGAGTATGCCACGACACAACAGGTCCGCCTCGAGCCAATACGAGATGGCGACCAGACTGTGTCACCGTTCTTCTCGGACGACCACATCGGTGTCGTggcggccgctgctgtcgaggagatggccgccgaggaggccgcggtGGCAGCCACGCCACCGACACAACCGGtaccaccaccgccctcggTCGCCCTTGCACGGGTACTCTACTCATACCCTTCGGCTGGCGGGCCCGAGATCACAGTCAgctcgggcgaggtggtACGCGTGGTGGAGGACGACGGGTCGGGGTGGATCAAGGTCCGGCGTGGTCtgcaggccggcgacgaggggttGGTGCCGCGCACCTATGTCGACCTCGTGGGTGGGTCGGTCCCGCCGCAGGACGGTGCGGGCGGCCtgttcgtcgtcgccctgtTCGACTTCCCGCCACCCTCGCACACGCCCGGACAGGGGGAGACATCGGTCAAGCAGCACTCGATATACGAGCTGTCGGACGAGGGCATGGCCTTTGACGAGGCGTGGTGCGAGCTTTGCGTGCCCGATGCCAGCGGGTCAGGACTCCgactgcgcggcgtcgtgccaAAGACGTACGTCAAGGCGATCTAA